From Methanospirillum lacunae, a single genomic window includes:
- a CDS encoding SHOCT domain-containing protein: MADDVNIGDVASSALDGVTLIAGYMGSLCLFIGGLTTFFPVPFLGQITYLNGPTGTGVLYLLIAGISAYITYTRKFFLLYICGGLAAVTAGYDILNGTRLGYVMQMALGGGLSASMGGTQDPIVSGMMQNAGFTIPTAWMVLAGGIFILCITPSLVQKKNDNSKGGEPTKTKRDQILENRMKELDNLILIYERGHITKEEFNKLKTEIMNRDRLK; encoded by the coding sequence ATGGCAGATGATGTGAATATTGGAGATGTTGCATCCTCGGCACTGGATGGAGTCACCCTTATTGCAGGATATATGGGTTCACTCTGTCTTTTTATCGGGGGACTGACCACCTTTTTCCCGGTCCCTTTTCTCGGGCAGATTACGTACCTGAATGGGCCAACCGGCACAGGGGTACTATATCTTCTGATTGCAGGAATCTCTGCTTACATTACGTATACAAGAAAATTTTTTCTCCTTTACATATGCGGAGGGCTTGCAGCAGTAACTGCTGGATATGATATCCTAAATGGGACCCGGCTTGGATATGTAATGCAAATGGCACTCGGGGGAGGGTTGTCAGCTTCAATGGGAGGAACCCAGGATCCAATAGTATCAGGTATGATGCAAAATGCTGGTTTTACGATTCCTACCGCATGGATGGTTCTTGCAGGTGGTATATTTATTCTATGTATAACGCCGAGTCTCGTTCAGAAGAAAAACGATAATAGCAAGGGGGGCGAGCCCACAAAAACAAAAAGGGATCAGATACTGGAAAACCGGATGAAAGAACTGGACAACCTTATCCTGATTTATGAACGAGGCCATATCACAAAAGAAGAATTCAACAAACTAAAAACTGAGATCATGAACCGGGACAGGTTGAAGTAA
- a CDS encoding cobyrinate a,c-diamide synthase, giving the protein MTENNSGKTSIPRIIVAGIHSDCGKTTISRGLMAALVKRGLIVQPFKVGPDFIDPSHHTQICGRISRNLDPIMMGEQTLTDTFINASKGADIAVIEGVMGMFDGLDGSSEGSTAHVARLLKAPVILVIPVKGMSGSVHAIAEGFSRHDPDVSISGMILNMVGSSRHKTILQACNSVDQVGHIPVMKDLEIGSRHLGLVMGEEIHAPAALANILEEYADIPRLITIARSAPPLSDTNVDIRSEPEKVRIAVARDPAFCFYYQDNLERLVRHGADLTFFSPMVDNLPSADMIYLGGGYPELHASTLESGQAREQIRTAGENGVPIYAECGGLMYLGKGLDSDTGYVQWTGILPIEAHMEKRFQALGYTTGHSIGGPSVAPAGTEIRGHEFHYSRVDPDRDARYAIHLSRGSGISDGHDGIFVENCMGSYTHAYFSDNMTKALISAAMENKKSKN; this is encoded by the coding sequence ATGACTGAAAATAATTCAGGAAAAACCTCAATCCCAAGGATAATAGTTGCCGGTATCCACAGCGATTGTGGAAAGACAACAATATCACGGGGATTAATGGCAGCACTTGTTAAACGGGGCCTTATTGTGCAACCTTTCAAAGTAGGCCCTGACTTTATCGATCCCAGTCATCATACTCAAATCTGCGGACGGATTTCCCGCAATCTTGATCCAATAATGATGGGTGAGCAGACTCTTACAGATACCTTCATCAACGCCAGTAAGGGAGCAGACATTGCAGTCATCGAAGGAGTGATGGGAATGTTTGATGGGCTGGATGGATCATCAGAAGGGAGTACTGCTCATGTTGCCCGTCTACTCAAAGCGCCTGTTATCCTGGTCATACCGGTTAAAGGAATGTCTGGAAGTGTACATGCAATAGCAGAGGGATTTAGCAGACATGATCCCGATGTTTCCATCTCTGGAATGATCCTGAATATGGTAGGTAGTTCCAGGCACAAGACCATTCTTCAGGCATGTAATAGCGTTGATCAGGTCGGTCATATACCGGTTATGAAAGATCTTGAAATCGGGAGCAGACATCTCGGACTTGTCATGGGGGAAGAAATTCATGCCCCAGCAGCGCTTGCCAACATACTTGAGGAGTACGCCGATATACCTCGGTTGATAACCATTGCAAGATCTGCTCCTCCCCTTTCAGATACAAATGTGGATATTCGAAGCGAGCCAGAAAAAGTTCGTATTGCAGTAGCCAGAGATCCGGCATTTTGTTTTTATTACCAGGACAACCTCGAAAGGTTAGTCAGACATGGTGCTGATTTGACTTTTTTCAGCCCGATGGTGGACAATCTTCCTTCTGCAGATATGATCTATTTGGGCGGAGGTTACCCTGAACTTCATGCCTCAACCCTTGAATCAGGGCAGGCCCGCGAACAGATCCGGACTGCTGGAGAGAACGGTGTGCCAATATACGCAGAATGTGGAGGACTTATGTATCTCGGTAAGGGACTAGACAGTGATACAGGATATGTACAATGGACGGGTATTCTGCCGATAGAAGCACATATGGAAAAGAGGTTTCAGGCTCTTGGGTACACCACTGGTCATTCTATCGGTGGGCCATCTGTTGCACCAGCGGGAACTGAGATCAGAGGACATGAATTTCATTATTCAAGGGTCGATCCAGATCGGGATGCCAGATATGCAATACACCTCTCCCGTGGATCAGGAATTTCCGATGGCCATGACGGGATATTTGTTGAAAACTGTATGGGATCATATACTCATGCATATTTTTCAGATAATATGACAAAAGCACTCATCTCGGCAGCCATGGAAAATAAAAAATCGAAAAACTGA
- a CDS encoding putative manganese-dependent inorganic diphosphatase, with the protein MQTIYVLGHRQPDTDSIASAIAYANLLGKVKEGSYVAGRCGEINSETQYVLNETNLPSPTLIESVEPVVGDIPFLYPQRAPNDMAAIDVAALMDEHDVRNIPIVDSDDHLLGLVSEHGLARAYVSPHASQPLRVGPISTETLARILQAEIVHIAHSNLDGQVAIVIDALHVSLSRLGSQDVAIVGDNEPAQLALVSAGIGAMIIAEGAPVGERLHDAAKSRKVTLLKTDLDAFSVGRMIHLSHPATAIMGTDVEVVHMDDSLSSATRVVTNSPYRTACVVDENYCLLGMISRNSFVEEIHKSVILVDHNEFAQAAEGIEEAEVLEIIDHHRLGTISTLRPIQFRNEPVGSTSTIITLRYIEEGVTPSKEIAMLLLAGVLSDTLVMKMSTTTARDREAVEYLSSLAGRDPLEFGSTLIQKGMDLDQVPLHELLIRDVKEYTLYDKKVIIAQIMTASDQYHSSHDDEIREELIAIRDKTGADLYIVLFTDVIGQISYLYAAGDAGLINGIGYEIQPVELPGVMSRKKDFFPVFGQKLRSVL; encoded by the coding sequence ATGCAGACAATATATGTTCTCGGACACCGGCAGCCTGATACCGATAGTATTGCCAGTGCAATCGCTTATGCAAACCTCCTTGGAAAGGTCAAAGAAGGTTCATATGTCGCAGGTCGGTGCGGAGAAATTAATTCAGAGACACAATATGTCCTTAATGAAACGAATCTCCCTTCGCCAACACTTATCGAAAGTGTTGAACCTGTTGTGGGTGATATTCCATTCCTTTATCCTCAACGAGCACCTAATGACATGGCTGCGATAGATGTGGCAGCACTGATGGATGAGCATGATGTCAGAAATATTCCAATTGTTGATTCTGATGATCATCTGCTCGGTCTTGTAAGTGAACATGGTCTTGCCCGTGCATATGTATCACCTCACGCAAGCCAGCCACTTCGTGTTGGTCCTATCAGTACTGAAACATTAGCCCGGATTTTACAGGCAGAGATTGTGCATATTGCCCATTCAAATCTTGATGGGCAGGTTGCTATTGTTATTGATGCCCTGCATGTTTCCCTATCCCGGCTGGGTTCACAAGATGTAGCCATTGTCGGAGACAATGAACCCGCCCAATTAGCGCTGGTTTCAGCTGGCATTGGAGCTATGATCATCGCTGAAGGCGCTCCCGTTGGTGAACGTCTGCATGATGCAGCCAAGTCTCGCAAGGTAACACTCCTTAAAACTGATCTTGATGCCTTCAGTGTCGGCCGGATGATTCACCTTTCTCATCCTGCCACAGCCATCATGGGGACAGATGTAGAAGTTGTCCATATGGATGATTCTCTCTCATCAGCTACGAGGGTTGTTACCAATTCACCATACCGGACAGCCTGCGTGGTTGATGAGAATTATTGTCTACTTGGAATGATCTCTCGAAACTCTTTTGTCGAAGAAATTCACAAATCGGTGATCCTTGTTGATCACAATGAATTTGCCCAGGCAGCTGAAGGGATAGAAGAAGCTGAAGTACTGGAGATCATCGATCACCACCGTCTTGGAACCATCTCAACATTACGTCCGATTCAGTTTAGAAATGAGCCTGTTGGTTCAACCTCAACAATCATTACACTCAGATATATCGAAGAGGGGGTTACACCTTCTAAAGAGATAGCTATGTTACTCCTGGCAGGGGTTCTTTCAGACACGCTTGTGATGAAGATGTCGACAACAACTGCAAGGGACCGTGAGGCAGTTGAATATCTTTCCAGTCTGGCAGGTCGGGATCCTCTGGAGTTCGGGAGTACTCTCATCCAAAAAGGTATGGATCTCGATCAGGTTCCCCTTCATGAGCTTCTTATCAGGGATGTAAAAGAGTATACACTCTATGACAAGAAAGTGATCATCGCACAGATTATGACCGCTTCTGACCAGTATCACTCATCTCATGATGATGAGATCAGAGAAGAACTAATTGCAATAAGAGATAAGACGGGTGCAGATCTTTATATTGTCCTTTTCACTGATGTTATAGGTCAGATCAGTTACCTCTATGCTGCCGGGGATGCAGGATTGATTAATGGAATTGGGTATGAAATACAGCCGGTTGAGCTGCCGGGTGTGATGTCCCGAAAGAAAGATTTTTTCCCTGTATTTGGCCAGAAACTACGTAGCGTTCTTTAA
- a CDS encoding RNB domain-containing ribonuclease → MQNNNQVDLKTIAYNAMVKYGFEPVFPKSALNEVQQVTEKKIEPWPIKTRDLRALLWSSIDNVDSMDLDQIEYCEKGNNGEIHVKIAIADVDFFVLKNTHIDRHASHNGTSVYTGIETFSMLPDPLSKGVSSLLPGPDHLAMVIEYTVMTDGTFRPGGLYRAVVVNKAKLIYEEVGDWLEGKSGVPKAVQSVPGLKEQIELQNTAAERLKQHRREQGALDLGTLEANAIVSQGKVLDLVVQDQNMARCLIEEFMVAANGTTVAFLNSANMPMIQRIVRTPKNWEGIRMTAAQYREKLPRAPDTRALAKFLIRRRKADPERFPDLSLTIVKLMGPGEYVPLIPGEPPVGHFALAVTDYTHGTAPNRRYIDLIIQRIIKSVLDNKTNPYTNAELKELSTWLTGREKGSKKVERYMQKAAAAVLLQNRIGQLFEGLVTGASDKGTYVRILSPPVEGRVVQGCRGLYVGQKVRVRLLRTDPYQGYIDFDCTGKIR, encoded by the coding sequence ATGCAGAATAACAATCAGGTAGACCTCAAAACAATCGCATACAACGCGATGGTAAAATACGGATTTGAACCAGTCTTTCCAAAATCAGCACTTAATGAAGTTCAACAGGTTACAGAAAAAAAGATAGAACCCTGGCCCATAAAAACCCGTGATTTGAGAGCACTCCTCTGGTCATCAATCGATAATGTTGACTCCATGGATCTCGATCAAATCGAATACTGTGAGAAAGGGAACAATGGTGAGATTCATGTTAAAATCGCTATCGCAGATGTCGATTTTTTTGTTCTAAAAAATACCCACATTGACAGGCATGCTTCACATAATGGAACTTCTGTTTATACGGGGATAGAAACCTTCTCAATGCTTCCGGATCCCCTCTCTAAAGGTGTTTCATCACTACTTCCCGGGCCTGATCATCTTGCGATGGTGATAGAGTATACAGTCATGACCGATGGAACGTTCAGGCCAGGTGGCCTCTACCGGGCTGTTGTAGTTAACAAGGCTAAACTCATCTACGAGGAGGTTGGTGACTGGCTTGAAGGAAAATCCGGAGTTCCCAAGGCTGTTCAATCGGTACCAGGACTTAAAGAACAAATTGAATTACAGAATACTGCGGCGGAGCGATTGAAGCAACACCGCCGGGAACAGGGAGCACTTGATCTTGGTACTCTTGAAGCTAATGCAATTGTAAGTCAGGGAAAAGTTCTGGACCTGGTTGTTCAGGATCAGAATATGGCCAGATGCCTGATAGAAGAATTCATGGTAGCAGCGAATGGAACCACCGTTGCATTTCTGAATTCAGCAAATATGCCAATGATCCAGAGAATTGTCCGGACACCAAAAAACTGGGAGGGGATCAGAATGACAGCTGCTCAATACAGGGAAAAACTTCCACGGGCACCTGATACCCGGGCACTGGCAAAATTTTTGATCAGACGCAGAAAGGCCGATCCTGAACGTTTTCCAGATCTTTCTCTCACGATAGTAAAACTCATGGGGCCAGGTGAGTATGTTCCGCTCATCCCGGGTGAACCACCAGTCGGACATTTTGCACTTGCGGTCACAGATTACACGCATGGAACTGCACCAAATCGAAGATATATTGATCTTATCATTCAACGCATCATCAAATCAGTCCTCGATAATAAAACGAATCCATATACAAATGCAGAATTGAAAGAGTTAAGTACCTGGCTTACAGGTCGCGAAAAGGGATCGAAAAAAGTTGAGCGGTACATGCAGAAGGCTGCAGCGGCAGTGCTCCTCCAAAACAGGATCGGGCAGTTATTTGAAGGACTTGTGACTGGTGCTTCAGATAAAGGTACCTATGTCAGAATACTGAGTCCTCCTGTTGAAGGAAGGGTTGTTCAAGGATGTCGGGGTCTTTATGTTGGACAGAAAGTCAGGGTACGTCTTCTCAGAACTGATCCCTATCAAGGGTACATAGACTTTGATTGTACCGGAAAAATCAGGT
- a CDS encoding malate dehydrogenase, producing the protein MTSLAIFGAGTIGGGVANLLNARGLVSRMVIYDKNRDLQEAQRLDILHTGRDVEISTDPEDMRNCDIVICTAGLPRNPTVKTRADLLHTNLPAADSCARYLNGFSGILIVVTNPMDIITWYFHTITQIPKNRIIGFGGQLDSARFSYTLHQLDIQGPGCILGEHGEHQVPIFSRVDPSLPESKRNEVLSDLRGSSMEIIKGKGATEFGPSWHISELVRIIARDDKTCIPCSCILEGEYGISGCCLGVPAIIGKEGICEIEQWDLDPWEHAHMQAAGTFVSGLCRTLEGNK; encoded by the coding sequence ATGACAAGCCTCGCCATATTCGGAGCAGGAACGATCGGAGGAGGAGTAGCTAACCTTCTCAATGCCCGTGGCCTGGTCAGCCGGATGGTAATATACGATAAGAATCGCGACCTCCAGGAGGCACAAAGGCTTGACATTCTGCACACGGGAAGAGATGTTGAGATCTCAACAGATCCCGAAGATATGCGGAATTGTGACATAGTCATCTGCACGGCTGGACTTCCTCGAAATCCTACAGTAAAAACGCGTGCAGATCTTCTTCATACAAATCTGCCAGCAGCTGATAGTTGCGCCCGATACCTGAACGGTTTTTCCGGAATTCTAATCGTGGTGACTAACCCGATGGACATCATCACCTGGTATTTCCATACTATCACCCAGATTCCAAAAAACCGGATTATCGGATTTGGAGGGCAATTAGACAGTGCCAGATTTTCTTATACACTTCATCAATTAGACATACAGGGACCTGGATGCATACTTGGGGAACATGGAGAACACCAGGTACCCATCTTCAGCAGAGTTGATCCCTCTCTCCCTGAATCGAAAAGAAATGAAGTACTTTCAGATCTTCGGGGATCCAGCATGGAGATCATCAAGGGAAAAGGAGCGACGGAATTCGGTCCTTCATGGCATATATCAGAACTCGTGCGAATAATCGCCCGTGATGATAAAACATGCATACCATGTTCCTGTATTCTGGAAGGTGAATACGGGATATCTGGTTGCTGCCTTGGTGTGCCTGCAATTATTGGAAAGGAGGGGATTTGTGAAATTGAACAATGGGACCTGGATCCCTGGGAACATGCTCACATGCAGGCAGCCGGTACATTTGTGTCAGGACTTTGCAGGACTCTTGAAGGAAATAAATAA
- a CDS encoding dihydroorotate dehydrogenase electron transfer subunit has translation MSDNLPVMVNITRIVEESTSVKTVFFDKKFEVRPGQFVMVWVPGVDEIPMALSGPDSITVQEVGDATIALGNLKPGELIGIRGPFGNGFSPNGNILAIAGGVGAAPLLPLARQYSKITFLLGARSAPDLLYTRILSECTNLMIATDDGSVGYHGFVAGLLREMDLSIYDSVCVCGPELMMKSVLDVLDAKGALKMGQFSLHRYMKCGVGLCGSCCIDPEGLCVCRDGPVFRGDILQKSELGRYHRDACGRRS, from the coding sequence ATGAGTGATAATCTTCCCGTCATGGTAAACATAACCAGAATAGTCGAAGAGAGTACATCTGTAAAAACTGTTTTTTTTGATAAGAAATTTGAAGTTAGACCCGGCCAGTTTGTCATGGTCTGGGTTCCCGGGGTTGATGAGATCCCGATGGCACTTTCTGGACCTGATTCAATTACTGTCCAGGAAGTTGGTGATGCTACCATTGCTCTTGGGAATCTGAAACCCGGGGAGTTGATTGGTATACGAGGTCCATTTGGGAATGGATTCTCCCCGAATGGGAATATTCTGGCAATTGCAGGAGGTGTAGGTGCAGCCCCTTTACTGCCTCTGGCACGACAGTACTCAAAAATTACCTTTCTGCTTGGTGCCAGGTCAGCTCCAGATCTTCTATATACCCGCATCCTTTCTGAGTGTACAAATCTTATGATCGCGACTGATGATGGGTCAGTAGGATATCATGGATTTGTTGCAGGTCTTTTGCGCGAAATGGATCTTTCAATATACGATTCTGTATGTGTTTGCGGACCAGAACTTATGATGAAATCAGTCCTTGATGTTCTTGATGCAAAAGGAGCCCTGAAAATGGGACAATTTAGTCTTCACCGATACATGAAATGCGGGGTGGGGTTATGTGGTTCATGTTGTATTGATCCTGAAGGATTATGTGTCTGTAGAGATGGTCCGGTATTTCGTGGTGATATTCTTCAAAAGAGTGAGCTTGGAAGATATCATCGGGATGCATGTGGAAGGAGAAGTTGA
- a CDS encoding dihydroorotate dehydrogenase encodes MIRLQRGPVEVGGVTLSNHLILAAGVLGTSGSSLARMLREGAGAVVSKSIGPEPRTGHAGPCLVVLEDGVLNAMGLPNPSHEFKEELKPLEGEPVIISIFGGNPEEFSEVASWFANSATAFELNVSCPHASGYGAQIGTNPDLVQACTSAVARFNKPVWVKLTPNVTDITLIGKAAEDGGADALVAINTVRAMRISLEAKRPVLGNRFGGLSGKAIFPIAIRCVYELYESCNIPVIGCGGISSADDVVEMMMAGASAVEIGSALRGNPGLFREISSALYDDNGFLPKEIIGCAHE; translated from the coding sequence ATGATTCGACTTCAGAGGGGTCCGGTCGAGGTTGGTGGAGTTACACTGAGTAACCATCTCATCCTTGCTGCCGGTGTGCTTGGCACCAGTGGCTCATCTCTTGCGCGTATGCTCCGAGAGGGAGCTGGTGCAGTGGTCTCCAAATCCATCGGGCCTGAACCACGGACAGGACATGCAGGTCCGTGCCTTGTGGTTCTTGAGGATGGTGTCCTTAATGCAATGGGTCTCCCAAATCCGTCACATGAGTTCAAAGAAGAATTAAAACCTCTCGAGGGGGAGCCTGTTATTATCAGTATATTCGGAGGGAACCCGGAAGAGTTCAGCGAAGTTGCATCATGGTTTGCTAATTCTGCAACCGCTTTTGAGCTCAATGTCAGTTGTCCTCATGCATCCGGCTATGGTGCCCAGATAGGGACTAATCCTGACTTGGTTCAGGCTTGTACTTCAGCTGTCGCACGATTCAACAAACCTGTCTGGGTGAAACTTACACCCAATGTGACTGATATCACTCTGATTGGAAAAGCCGCTGAAGATGGGGGTGCGGATGCCCTGGTAGCAATTAATACAGTCAGGGCTATGCGGATTTCTCTTGAGGCTAAACGTCCTGTTCTAGGCAACCGGTTTGGTGGATTATCTGGAAAAGCAATATTTCCTATCGCAATCAGGTGCGTGTATGAGTTGTATGAGTCATGTAATATTCCGGTTATAGGATGTGGGGGCATTTCATCAGCTGATGATGTGGTTGAGATGATGATGGCTGGTGCATCTGCAGTTGAGATTGGGTCTGCATTGCGAGGAAATCCGGGACTATTCAGAGAAATTTCCTCTGCCCTTTATGATGATAATGGATTTTTGCCAAAAGAAATTATCGGGTGTGCACATGAGTGA
- a CDS encoding DNA-directed DNA polymerase, which produces MDENKNTTKTALSQNKIQTELNFQGDAEDTGKTLLGINQVEYSNGPDGPVIHLYGREKDGTSREIMITGFKPYLYVKAEQLSTVPLPMQVIKVEETPYWSIHREEVRRMYTQRPTDVRDVRTDYTHFEADIPFATRFMIDMGITAGVKIPKDQFQVPYQEVIPDNIMAPTRSCILDIECQDDKGGLPDPDRDAIICITAWDSFDDVYKTFILQNESKTITPSLINSTGPLESGCFNKSCHEVLIYQTEKELLAGFASYITKNNPDLLTGWNFIDFDLPFILGRIKKLNLPTDILARLKGPSERSTIRGRIEFDLLAAYKKMQSTKLDSYRLDAVGEREVGDVKAFHYSPGMTTSFWKDSPAQLIEYNYKDVELCVKINQKNSIIEFYQEISRYVGCPLDRTLNSSNVIDIYILRKAFGKFVLPSKGYAAGDEFEGATVFDPSHGLKENVVVLDLKSLYPMAMMTINASPETKDPEGELIAPNGIRFKGQPDGLTRSIISELLKERDEKKNTRNLYPFGSQEYHLFDMQQNVIKVIMNTYYGVSGYSRFRLYDREIGAAVTSVGRAIIEHTRSIIESKGYSVIYGDTDSCMVQLPQGDLEQTIQIARSIEKELNGSYDKFARDTLHADHHFFSIKFEKVYRRFFQGGKKKRYAGNLIWKEGKDVDEIDMVGFEAKRSDSPLLTREVMKEMMNRILKGAELPEIKQFLGDVIKKYRAGGYPLDEIGIPGGIGKGLEDYDIADAQIRGAKYANEYLGMNFGKGSKPKRLYIKTVKGKYPKTDVLCFEYGDQVPTEFVVDRELMLDKTIKQPISRILEPIGWSWSDMDPSRTTLSDFF; this is translated from the coding sequence ATGGACGAAAATAAAAATACAACAAAAACTGCTTTGTCCCAGAATAAGATTCAGACGGAATTGAATTTTCAAGGAGATGCAGAGGACACAGGAAAAACTCTATTAGGGATTAATCAGGTCGAGTACTCAAATGGACCTGATGGACCAGTCATTCACCTATACGGAAGAGAAAAAGATGGTACCTCCCGCGAAATTATGATTACGGGATTTAAACCCTATCTTTATGTAAAGGCAGAACAACTTTCAACAGTTCCTCTTCCCATGCAGGTTATTAAGGTGGAAGAGACCCCGTACTGGTCCATACACCGCGAAGAAGTTCGCAGGATGTACACCCAGCGCCCCACCGATGTCAGGGATGTGCGAACTGATTACACTCATTTTGAAGCTGATATTCCATTCGCAACCAGGTTTATGATCGACATGGGAATAACTGCAGGAGTAAAAATCCCAAAAGATCAATTTCAGGTACCATACCAGGAGGTGATTCCGGATAACATCATGGCTCCAACCCGAAGTTGCATCCTTGATATCGAATGCCAGGATGACAAAGGCGGACTTCCGGACCCTGATCGCGATGCTATCATCTGTATCACTGCCTGGGACTCTTTTGACGATGTGTATAAAACATTCATCCTGCAAAACGAGTCAAAAACAATAACACCGTCCCTCATAAATTCAACGGGGCCACTGGAGAGCGGATGCTTCAACAAATCCTGTCATGAAGTACTTATCTATCAAACAGAAAAAGAGTTACTGGCAGGATTTGCATCGTATATTACCAAAAATAATCCAGATCTACTCACCGGATGGAACTTCATCGATTTCGACCTTCCTTTTATTCTGGGCCGAATTAAAAAACTCAACCTTCCTACAGATATTCTGGCCCGTCTCAAAGGTCCTTCTGAACGTAGTACTATTCGAGGTCGGATAGAATTTGATCTCCTTGCAGCATACAAAAAGATGCAGAGCACGAAGCTCGATTCTTATCGACTCGATGCAGTTGGAGAGCGTGAGGTTGGCGATGTAAAAGCGTTCCACTATTCACCAGGGATGACCACTTCATTCTGGAAAGACAGCCCTGCCCAGCTGATTGAGTATAACTACAAAGATGTCGAACTTTGCGTTAAAATTAATCAAAAAAACAGCATTATTGAATTTTATCAGGAAATATCCAGATATGTCGGCTGCCCGTTGGATCGGACTCTGAATTCATCAAATGTTATTGACATTTATATTCTACGCAAAGCTTTCGGAAAATTTGTTCTTCCATCAAAAGGATATGCAGCCGGAGATGAATTTGAGGGAGCCACAGTTTTTGATCCAAGCCACGGTCTAAAGGAAAATGTCGTAGTTCTTGATTTGAAATCACTGTACCCAATGGCGATGATGACAATCAATGCCTCTCCGGAGACAAAAGATCCAGAAGGGGAACTGATTGCTCCTAACGGCATCAGGTTTAAAGGCCAGCCTGATGGCCTGACGAGGAGTATCATCAGCGAACTGCTTAAAGAGCGTGATGAAAAGAAGAATACACGGAACCTCTACCCATTCGGATCTCAGGAATATCATCTCTTTGACATGCAGCAGAATGTCATCAAGGTTATCATGAACACCTATTACGGCGTAAGCGGGTATTCCCGGTTCAGACTGTATGATAGAGAAATCGGTGCTGCTGTCACCTCTGTAGGCAGAGCAATTATTGAACATACCAGATCCATTATAGAATCCAAAGGATACTCGGTCATCTACGGCGACACTGACTCATGTATGGTTCAGCTCCCACAGGGAGATCTTGAACAGACAATTCAGATTGCCAGATCCATAGAAAAGGAACTGAACGGGAGTTATGATAAATTTGCCAGAGATACTCTCCATGCTGATCATCACTTTTTTTCAATAAAATTTGAGAAAGTATATCGCAGATTCTTTCAGGGAGGGAAGAAAAAACGTTACGCGGGCAATCTCATCTGGAAAGAAGGAAAAGATGTGGATGAGATCGATATGGTAGGGTTTGAAGCAAAACGTTCAGACTCTCCTCTCCTCACCAGGGAAGTAATGAAGGAGATGATGAACCGGATCCTGAAAGGTGCAGAACTGCCAGAAATTAAGCAATTTCTGGGAGATGTTATAAAAAAATACCGGGCAGGAGGATACCCACTAGATGAGATCGGAATTCCCGGAGGAATCGGTAAGGGTCTAGAAGATTATGACATCGCTGATGCACAAATTCGGGGTGCCAAATATGCCAACGAATATCTGGGTATGAACTTTGGAAAAGGCAGTAAACCTAAACGCCTCTATATCAAGACAGTCAAAGGAAAGTATCCAAAGACAGATGTACTCTGCTTTGAATATGGAGATCAGGTCCCCACAGAATTTGTGGTTGACAGGGAACTTATGCTGGACAAAACAATAAAACAACCAATATCCCGTATACTGGAACCTATAGGCTGGAGTTGGTCTGATATGGATCCAAGCAGAACTACCCTTTCAGACTTTTTCTAA